Proteins encoded by one window of Vigna radiata var. radiata cultivar VC1973A chromosome 5, Vradiata_ver6, whole genome shotgun sequence:
- the LOC106762138 gene encoding uncharacterized protein LOC106762138, with protein sequence MAPTKLFFFAFSVALIFSIVGAEADVSVEGSVAEPDTSAFKIQLDQLNSKIRILESEIREKSEEVKRKDEIVAGKEKIIQDKSVTIQSLQNDIASLQKKGSLDAEEQVGKAHARAVELQKQVDQLKGELETQNREKGNWETRVLGLEKKVNDLNSKLEDLQKINQEQRTQIQKTERALKVTEEEMVKAKFEAAVTEAELSATRGAWLPPWLAVHYLHSKSCVETQWNKHGKPVWEKVAQKALDKKAQAGKWAEPHVETIKTKWVPAVKEQWSVVKTSAEPHLQLLTTKTVEGYEATRKTISPHLSKAKEFVHPYYQEARKFSKPYIDQIAVAAKPHVDKVQVVLKPYTNKVVHSYGKFLESATTYHRQVQATVQETLKKHELTRPLATKELEWFAASALLALPIIFVARVFSAVFCNKKVNKPYRSGNNHARRKAKRSHPDKHTS encoded by the exons ATGGCGCCTACGAAGCTATTCTTCTTTGCGTTTTCAGTAGCCCTAATTTTCTCCATCGTCGGGGCCGAGGCTGATGTTTCCGTCGAAGGAAGCGTAGCAGAGCCTGATACCTCTGCCTTCAAGATCCAATTAGATCAACTCAATTCTAAGATCCGAATTCTCG aatctGAAATCAGAGAAAAGTCAGAAGAAGTGAAGAGGAAGGACGAAATTGTGGccggaaaagaaaaaattattcagGATAAATCGGTCACCATACAGTCCCTGCAGAATGATATTGCTTCTCTCCAG AAAAAAGGGTCATTGGATGCTGAAGAGCAAGTCGGAAAGGCTCATGCACGGGCTGTTGAACTACAGAAGCAG GTGGACCAGCTTAAAGGGGAACTAGAAACTCAAAACAGGGAGAAAGGGAACTGGGAAACTCGAGTGCTTGGGTTAGAGAAAAAAGTTAATGACTTGAACTCAAAATTAGAAGAT CTTCAAAAGATAAACCAGGAGCAGAGGACACAGATTCAGAAAACGGAACGTGCTCTTAAAGTTACTGAG GAAGAGATGGTGAAGGCTAAGTTTGAGGCAGCTGTCACAGAAGCAGAGTTGAGTGCG ACACGTGGTGCTTGGCTTCCACCTTGGCTTGCTGTACACTATCTTCATAGTAAG TCTTGTGTTGAGACTCAATGGAACAAACATGGGAAACCTGTTTGGGAAAAGGTTGCTCAAAAG GCCCTAGATAAGAAGGCACAAGCTGGAAAGTGGGCTGAACCTCATGTGGAAACCATTAAAACT AAATGGGTCCCTGCTGTAAAAGAACAGTGGTCTGTGGTGAAAACAAGTGCTGAACCGCATTTGCAATTATTGACCACAAAAACTGTTGAAGGTTATGAGGCTACCAGGAAGACAATTTCTCCCCATTTAAGCAAGGCAAAAGAATTTGTTCATCCTTATTATCAG GAAGCTAGAAAGTTCAGCAAGCCATACATTGATCAGATTGCTGTTGCAGCTAAACCTCACGTTGATAAAGTACAAGTGGTTTTGAAGCCCTACACAAATAAAGTTGTTCATAGTTATGGGAAATTTTTGGAATCAGCTACTACATATCATCGCCAG GTCCAAGCCACTGTCCAAGAGACACTGAAAAAGCATGAGCTCACCAGACCTCTTGCTACTAAAGAGTTAGAATGGTTTGCG GCCTCTGCTCTTTTGGCTCTACCCATTATTTTTGTGGCTAGAGTGTTTTCAGCTGTGTTCTG CAATAAGAAAGTGAATAAACCTTATCGAAGTGGAAATAACCATGCGCGACGCAAAGCTAAACGAAGCCATCCAGACAAGCACACATCATAA